A window of the Sphaerobacter thermophilus DSM 20745 genome harbors these coding sequences:
- a CDS encoding GntR family transcriptional regulator, translating into MVFTPHKRTSLRERVLRDLRAAILRGALPAGERIYEGKIAEQMDVSRAPVREALMALQQEGLVTRIPNKGVFVARLTKAELSEFYTLRSVLEEFAMELAINEATEADIERLRERLRVMAEAAEERDKAAVFEADVGFHRALVQASHHTLLLHFWRQVQNLLHVQYVTLFQVMYPLSEDIVARHQLLLDALLSGDPTEARSAVREHIVTAGERLIQEGRDHELFT; encoded by the coding sequence ATGGTCTTCACTCCGCACAAGCGGACATCACTGCGTGAGCGCGTACTCCGCGATCTGCGCGCTGCGATCCTCCGAGGAGCGCTGCCGGCAGGAGAGCGCATCTATGAGGGGAAGATCGCGGAGCAGATGGACGTCTCCCGCGCCCCTGTCCGCGAGGCACTAATGGCTCTGCAGCAGGAGGGGTTGGTCACCCGCATCCCGAACAAGGGCGTCTTCGTTGCCCGGCTCACCAAGGCAGAGCTGTCGGAGTTCTACACCCTGCGTTCGGTCCTCGAAGAATTCGCTATGGAGCTGGCGATCAACGAGGCAACCGAGGCGGATATCGAGCGGCTGCGTGAACGGCTCCGAGTGATGGCCGAGGCTGCGGAGGAGCGAGACAAGGCCGCGGTCTTCGAGGCAGACGTCGGCTTCCACCGCGCCCTGGTGCAGGCCTCGCATCACACGCTGCTCCTGCACTTCTGGCGGCAGGTCCAGAATCTACTTCACGTCCAGTACGTCACGCTCTTTCAGGTGATGTACCCACTGAGTGAGGACATCGTAGCGCGGCACCAACTGCTGCTCGACGCGCTCCTGAGCGGGGATCCAACAGAGGCACGCTCAGCCGTCCGGGAGCACATCGTAACCGCGGGGGAACGACTGATTCAGGAGGGGAGAGACCACGAACTGTTCACGTGA
- a CDS encoding xanthine dehydrogenase family protein molybdopterin-binding subunit, with amino-acid sequence MVLSRLVGARVRRKEDPRLITGRATYVDDVRIPGMLYLAFVRSPHPHARIRSINVEQALAMPGVVAVVTGQDLRGILKMTDEIGGEGEDAGTVQEGATSPRMFPMAVDRVRHVGQAVVAVVAESDYQARDAVDAVQVDYETLPAVVDPEAAMQDGAPQLWDELPNNIAMSYDRTRGDVDAAFQNADVVVKQRMINQRLAGVPMEPRGVVAAPDPATGGVTVWSSTQAPHWNRNDIAKNLGLGQNQVRVIAPQVGGGFGVKIGAYAEDFILSGIAYHLQRPVKWIETRSENLMATHQGRAQIADVEVAADGRGKILAYRLNLIQDQGAYPKDTSLGVLTSLVVVGCYDIPAIDLHIRGVCTNTMDVGAYRGAGRPEAAYYIERAIDLIADRTGLDPAEVRRVNFIPPEKFPYTTIVGEIYDSGDYAKALDKALELSGYQQLRQEQAAARQQGRYLGIGLSSYVEICGFGPWESATLRIEPSGAVTVYSGICPQGQGQETVFAQMVADHLGADFDQITVQFGDTATAPQGNGTMGSRGLAVGGGAVMLSIEKIREKLKQIAAAMLEASVDDIELADGRWRVKGAPDKSVTLAQIAAEAYGGTLPADIAPGLETTDFFRPEDETFPFGTHVAVVELMPDTGEVKLLRYVSVDDCGVIMNPMLVEGQVHGGLAQGIAQALLEEVRYDDNGQLLTGTLMDYAVPKATHLPVFETDHTETPTHLNPMGAKGIGEAATIGSTPAVANAVIDALEPLGITHLDMPFTPEKIRTVMQEARP; translated from the coding sequence ATGGTGCTCAGCAGGCTTGTCGGCGCGCGCGTGCGCCGGAAGGAAGACCCACGCCTCATCACGGGGCGTGCCACCTACGTTGACGACGTGCGCATCCCGGGGATGCTCTACCTCGCGTTCGTGCGCAGTCCCCACCCCCATGCGCGCATCCGGAGCATCAACGTTGAGCAGGCGCTCGCGATGCCCGGCGTCGTCGCCGTCGTCACCGGCCAGGACCTTCGCGGCATCCTCAAGATGACCGATGAGATCGGCGGCGAGGGTGAGGACGCGGGAACAGTGCAGGAGGGGGCCACTTCCCCGCGCATGTTCCCGATGGCGGTCGACCGGGTGCGCCACGTCGGCCAGGCGGTCGTCGCGGTCGTGGCCGAGAGCGACTACCAAGCGCGGGACGCCGTCGATGCCGTGCAGGTTGACTACGAAACCCTTCCGGCCGTGGTCGATCCTGAAGCGGCCATGCAGGACGGTGCGCCACAGCTCTGGGACGAGCTGCCTAACAACATCGCCATGAGCTATGACCGCACGCGTGGCGACGTAGACGCTGCCTTCCAGAACGCGGACGTGGTCGTCAAGCAGCGCATGATCAATCAGCGGCTGGCCGGGGTGCCGATGGAGCCGCGAGGTGTCGTGGCGGCACCGGACCCCGCCACCGGCGGCGTCACCGTCTGGTCCTCGACCCAGGCGCCGCACTGGAACCGCAACGATATCGCCAAGAACCTGGGGCTCGGCCAGAACCAGGTGCGGGTCATCGCGCCGCAGGTGGGCGGCGGCTTCGGCGTCAAGATCGGCGCCTACGCGGAGGACTTCATCCTCTCCGGCATCGCCTACCACCTCCAGCGGCCGGTGAAGTGGATCGAGACGCGCAGCGAGAACCTGATGGCGACCCACCAGGGCCGCGCACAGATCGCCGATGTCGAGGTCGCGGCCGATGGGCGAGGCAAAATCCTCGCGTACCGCCTGAACCTGATCCAGGATCAGGGTGCTTACCCGAAGGACACCTCCCTCGGTGTCCTGACCTCGCTGGTGGTGGTCGGCTGCTACGATATCCCGGCGATCGACCTCCACATCCGCGGTGTCTGCACCAACACCATGGACGTCGGCGCGTACCGGGGCGCCGGCCGGCCCGAGGCGGCGTATTACATAGAGCGGGCGATCGACCTGATAGCCGACCGGACGGGGCTGGACCCGGCCGAGGTGCGGCGGGTCAACTTCATCCCGCCCGAGAAGTTCCCCTACACCACGATCGTGGGCGAGATCTACGACAGCGGCGACTACGCGAAGGCGCTGGACAAGGCGCTGGAACTCTCGGGGTACCAGCAGCTCCGCCAGGAGCAGGCGGCGGCTCGCCAGCAGGGCCGCTACCTCGGAATCGGCCTCTCGTCCTACGTCGAGATCTGCGGCTTCGGCCCCTGGGAGAGCGCCACCCTGCGGATCGAGCCGAGCGGCGCCGTGACGGTCTACAGCGGCATCTGCCCCCAGGGCCAGGGCCAGGAGACCGTCTTCGCGCAGATGGTCGCCGACCACCTGGGCGCCGACTTCGATCAGATCACCGTGCAGTTCGGCGACACCGCAACAGCTCCGCAGGGCAACGGCACCATGGGTAGCCGCGGGCTGGCCGTCGGTGGCGGGGCGGTTATGCTCAGCATCGAGAAGATCCGCGAGAAGCTCAAGCAGATCGCAGCCGCCATGCTGGAGGCGTCGGTCGACGACATCGAGCTGGCAGACGGCCGGTGGCGGGTCAAGGGCGCGCCGGACAAGTCGGTGACGCTGGCGCAGATCGCGGCGGAAGCCTACGGCGGCACCCTGCCGGCCGACATCGCCCCCGGCCTTGAGACGACCGACTTCTTCCGGCCAGAGGACGAGACCTTCCCCTTCGGCACGCACGTCGCCGTGGTTGAGCTCATGCCCGACACCGGCGAGGTGAAGCTCTTGCGCTACGTCTCAGTTGACGACTGTGGCGTTATCATGAACCCGATGCTGGTCGAGGGCCAGGTCCACGGCGGGCTAGCGCAAGGGATCGCTCAGGCGCTGCTGGAGGAGGTGCGCTACGACGACAACGGCCAGCTCCTGACGGGCACACTGATGGACTACGCCGTCCCCAAGGCGACGCACCTCCCGGTGTTCGAGACAGACCACACCGAGACACCCACGCACCTGAACCCCATGGGCGCCAAGGGGATCGGCGAGGCGGCGACGATCGGCTCCACCCCGGCGGTGGCGAATGCCGTCATCGACGCGCTCGAGCCGCTCGGCATCACCCACCTCGACATGCCCTTCACCCCGGAGAAGATCCGCACCGTGATGCAGGAGGCGAGGCCGTAG
- a CDS encoding chlorohydrolase family protein: MADRIRIDGGIIVAYQDGEHRILRDGCIVIEGNEIVHVGRRFDGTVDQVVDARGQLVTPGFINTHTHLSESPLDKSFIEDRGRRQFAMSGLVEMLPVRGAAIDPEGREASVDYSMVELIRTGTTTVMEIGGIGDYVADAAERAGLRAYIANAYRSGRWLTRDGKRVEYEWNEEAGLEGFRRAVDFIERIDGRANGRIKGFLSPAQVDTCTEELLRLSREASDRMGVPLALHVSQSVFEFDEMVQRHGLTPVEWLEQIGFLSERCILGHVILIAGNSWVQFAGDDLSILARHGASVAHCVWVFARRGIAMESFPRYLEAGVNMCLGTDTAPQSMIEALRWTAVIGKIMARDTQKATAADVFNAATLNAAKMLQRDDLGRIAPGAKADLLFWSLDTLFMVPVRDPIKNLVYSATPEDLRHVMIDGQWVQRDGKVLTCDERKACQALQFAGERMWAEMGPGDWAGRSADELSPQTFRPFEG; encoded by the coding sequence ATGGCGGATCGAATTCGGATCGACGGCGGAATCATCGTCGCCTATCAGGACGGCGAGCATCGCATACTCCGAGACGGCTGCATCGTCATCGAGGGGAATGAGATCGTCCACGTCGGCCGCCGGTTCGACGGCACCGTGGATCAGGTGGTCGACGCACGCGGCCAGCTCGTGACTCCCGGGTTCATCAACACCCACACCCACCTGTCCGAGTCACCCCTGGACAAGTCCTTCATCGAGGACCGCGGGCGCCGGCAGTTCGCCATGTCGGGGTTGGTCGAGATGCTCCCGGTCCGCGGGGCTGCCATCGACCCGGAGGGGCGCGAGGCCTCGGTTGACTACTCGATGGTCGAGCTGATCCGGACCGGCACGACGACGGTCATGGAGATCGGCGGGATCGGCGACTACGTCGCCGACGCGGCAGAGCGGGCGGGCCTCCGCGCCTACATCGCCAACGCCTATCGCTCCGGGCGCTGGTTGACGCGGGACGGCAAGCGTGTCGAGTACGAGTGGAACGAAGAGGCCGGGCTGGAGGGCTTCCGGCGCGCGGTCGACTTCATCGAGCGCATCGACGGTCGAGCGAACGGTCGCATCAAGGGCTTCCTTTCCCCGGCCCAGGTCGACACCTGCACCGAGGAACTGCTGCGTCTGAGCCGCGAGGCGTCCGACCGCATGGGCGTGCCGCTGGCGCTGCACGTGAGCCAGTCGGTGTTTGAGTTCGACGAGATGGTGCAGCGGCATGGGCTCACGCCGGTCGAGTGGCTGGAGCAGATCGGTTTCCTGAGCGAGCGCTGCATCCTCGGCCACGTCATCCTGATCGCAGGGAACAGTTGGGTTCAGTTCGCCGGGGACGACCTCTCGATCCTGGCCCGGCATGGCGCGTCGGTCGCGCACTGCGTGTGGGTCTTCGCCCGCCGGGGCATCGCGATGGAGTCGTTCCCCCGCTACCTCGAGGCCGGGGTCAACATGTGCCTGGGCACGGACACCGCGCCGCAGTCGATGATCGAGGCGCTGCGGTGGACGGCGGTGATCGGCAAGATCATGGCGCGGGACACCCAGAAGGCCACCGCCGCTGACGTGTTCAATGCGGCCACCTTGAACGCCGCCAAGATGCTCCAGCGAGACGACCTGGGGCGGATCGCCCCCGGGGCGAAGGCCGACCTGCTCTTCTGGAGCCTCGACACGCTGTTCATGGTCCCGGTGCGGGATCCGATCAAGAACCTGGTCTATAGCGCGACGCCCGAGGACCTGCGCCACGTGATGATCGACGGCCAGTGGGTGCAGCGCGACGGCAAGGTCCTCACGTGTGACGAGCGGAAGGCCTGCCAGGCGCTGCAGTTCGCAGGTGAGCGCATGTGGGCCGAGATGGGACCGGGCGACTGGGCCGGCCGCTCAGCCGACGAGCTGTCGCCGCAGACGTTCCGGCCCTTCGAGGGCTAG
- a CDS encoding xanthine dehydrogenase family protein molybdopterin-binding subunit, with the protein MASLVISEYVGARVRRKEDPRLITGRATYVDDLRLPGMLHVAIVRSVYAHARITGIDTSQAAAMPGVFGVYTAADLQKGAVEGAFTSLATDRVRYLGEPVAVVVAESAYAARDARDAVVVDYEPLPVVASIEAAMAEGAPQLYDDKPGNIAVDVTHTQGDVAGAFERAPVVVKQRIVSQRLSGVPMEPRAVAAAPDPTTGGVTVWSSTQAPHWNRKAIAGVLGLGLSQVRIIAPEVGGGFGVKIGAYPEDFILAVLTRLINRPVKWIETRSENFQVTNHGRAQIADIEVAAEKNGKILAYRMTVMQDQGADARGAYLAPTTTSMAVGCYDIPAIETRAMGILTNTMPVSAYRGAGRPEAAYYIERAIDLVADATGLDPAEVRRVNFIPPDKFPVTTVTGERYDSGEYAKALDKALEVSGYQQLRQMQAEARQQGRYVGIGLASYVEICGFGPFESSHVRVEPTGSVSVYTGISPHGQGQETTFAQIVADNLGADFDQVVVHHGDTSNTPEGNGTMGSRGLAVGGGALMLSVEQIREKAFKIAAHLLEASVDDIELVDGKYRVKGAPDRGVTLAEIAEAAYGGKIPEDMEPGLEATNFFKPADETFPFGTHVAVVEVFPDTGEVKLLDYYSVDDCGVRISPMLVEGQVHGGLAQGIGQALWEEIRYDENGQLLTGTLMDYAVPKASYFPVFKTDATVTPTPINPLGAKGIGEAATIGSTPAVANAVIDALEPFGITHLDIPFTAEKVWAAIRQSGK; encoded by the coding sequence ATGGCGAGCTTGGTCATCAGCGAATATGTCGGCGCGCGGGTCCGGCGCAAAGAGGATCCGCGGCTCATTACAGGGAGGGCTACCTACGTCGACGACCTCCGCCTCCCGGGCATGTTGCACGTGGCGATCGTCCGCAGCGTGTACGCCCATGCTCGGATCACCGGGATCGACACCTCGCAGGCCGCGGCGATGCCGGGCGTGTTCGGCGTCTACACGGCGGCCGATCTCCAGAAGGGCGCCGTGGAGGGGGCATTCACCTCCCTGGCCACGGATCGGGTTCGCTATCTCGGGGAGCCGGTTGCTGTCGTCGTCGCCGAGTCGGCCTACGCCGCGCGCGACGCGCGGGATGCGGTCGTGGTGGACTACGAGCCGCTGCCGGTCGTGGCGAGCATTGAGGCGGCCATGGCGGAGGGCGCGCCGCAGCTCTACGACGACAAGCCTGGCAACATCGCGGTGGATGTGACCCACACCCAGGGCGACGTCGCCGGGGCATTCGAGCGGGCGCCCGTGGTGGTCAAGCAGCGCATCGTCAGCCAGCGGCTGTCGGGTGTGCCGATGGAGCCGCGCGCTGTGGCGGCGGCACCTGACCCGACTACCGGCGGTGTCACCGTCTGGTCCTCGACCCAGGCGCCGCACTGGAACCGGAAGGCGATCGCCGGGGTGCTGGGTCTGGGCCTGAGCCAGGTACGGATCATCGCGCCCGAGGTCGGCGGCGGCTTCGGCGTCAAGATCGGGGCGTACCCGGAGGACTTCATCCTCGCCGTCCTGACCCGGTTGATCAACCGGCCCGTCAAGTGGATCGAGACCCGCAGCGAGAACTTCCAGGTAACCAACCACGGCCGGGCGCAGATCGCGGATATTGAGGTCGCGGCCGAGAAGAACGGGAAGATCCTCGCCTACCGGATGACGGTCATGCAGGACCAGGGGGCCGACGCGCGCGGCGCCTACCTGGCGCCCACGACCACCTCGATGGCCGTCGGCTGCTACGACATCCCGGCCATCGAAACGCGCGCGATGGGGATCCTGACCAACACCATGCCGGTCAGCGCCTATCGCGGCGCCGGACGACCGGAGGCGGCCTACTACATCGAACGGGCCATTGACCTGGTGGCCGACGCCACCGGGCTGGACCCGGCCGAGGTGCGGCGGGTCAACTTCATCCCACCGGACAAGTTCCCGGTGACGACTGTGACGGGCGAGCGCTACGACTCCGGCGAGTACGCCAAGGCGCTCGACAAGGCACTGGAGGTGTCGGGCTACCAGCAGCTCCGGCAGATGCAGGCGGAAGCCCGCCAGCAGGGGCGGTACGTCGGGATCGGCCTCGCCTCGTACGTCGAGATCTGCGGCTTCGGCCCCTTCGAGAGCTCGCACGTCCGTGTCGAGCCGACCGGCTCGGTGTCGGTCTACACCGGTATCTCGCCCCACGGGCAGGGGCAGGAGACGACCTTCGCCCAGATCGTCGCCGATAACCTCGGTGCGGACTTCGATCAGGTGGTCGTCCACCACGGCGACACCAGCAACACGCCGGAGGGCAACGGCACGATGGGTAGCCGCGGACTGGCCGTCGGCGGTGGCGCGCTGATGCTCTCCGTCGAGCAGATCCGCGAGAAGGCGTTCAAGATCGCGGCGCACCTGCTGGAGGCCTCGGTCGACGACATCGAGCTGGTGGACGGCAAGTACCGGGTCAAGGGGGCGCCGGACCGCGGCGTGACCCTGGCCGAGATCGCCGAGGCGGCCTACGGCGGCAAGATCCCGGAGGACATGGAGCCGGGTCTGGAGGCCACCAACTTCTTCAAGCCCGCAGACGAGACCTTCCCCTTCGGCACGCACGTCGCCGTGGTCGAAGTCTTCCCCGACACCGGCGAGGTCAAGCTGCTTGACTACTACTCGGTCGACGACTGCGGCGTGCGCATCAGCCCGATGCTAGTTGAGGGTCAGGTCCACGGCGGGCTGGCGCAGGGTATCGGCCAGGCGCTCTGGGAGGAAATCCGCTACGACGAGAACGGCCAGCTCCTGACCGGCACCCTGATGGACTACGCCGTCCCGAAGGCCAGCTACTTCCCGGTCTTCAAGACCGACGCGACCGTCACCCCGACGCCGATCAACCCGCTCGGCGCCAAGGGGATCGGCGAGGCGGCGACGATCGGCTCGACCCCGGCGGTGGCCAACGCGGTCATCGACGCGCTCGAGCCCTTCGGCATCACCCACCTCGATATCCCCTTCACCGCCGAGAAGGTCTGGGCAGCGATCCGTCAGAGCGGCAAGTAA
- the nikB gene encoding nickel ABC transporter permease: protein MTAYIIRRLLTLIPTLLGVSLLVFSITRLTPGDPVRQIVGPDAPQQRVDEVRRQLGLDQPILVQYWKFLTGAVRGDLGRSLLTRQPVVKELQDRLPVTLKIATISVIIAVVIGIPLGVISAARKYSAVDTLATLFAIGGVSMPLFWFAIMAILLFSIRLQWLPVGGLHGPIWTFEGMKAYVLPCITLALTSIALIARLTRSSMLEVLDREYVTVARAKGLEERRVIIRHALRNALLPVVTFVGLQYGFLLGGAVVTETIFALPGVGRLAIQAINQRDYPVIQGVVLMVAVIFTMINLIVDVLYAWLDPRISYA, encoded by the coding sequence ATGACTGCCTACATTATCCGCCGTCTGCTGACGCTCATCCCCACGCTGCTCGGCGTCTCACTGCTGGTGTTCTCGATCACCCGGCTGACACCAGGCGATCCGGTCCGGCAGATCGTTGGGCCCGATGCGCCCCAGCAGCGGGTTGATGAGGTACGCCGGCAGTTGGGCCTGGATCAGCCGATTCTCGTTCAGTACTGGAAGTTCCTCACCGGAGCCGTTCGGGGGGATCTCGGACGCTCACTGCTGACCCGGCAACCGGTCGTCAAGGAGCTTCAGGACCGGCTGCCGGTCACGCTGAAGATCGCCACGATCTCGGTCATCATCGCGGTGGTGATCGGCATCCCGCTGGGAGTTATCTCTGCGGCGCGGAAATACTCCGCCGTGGACACGCTCGCCACGTTGTTCGCGATCGGTGGCGTATCCATGCCACTCTTCTGGTTCGCCATCATGGCGATCCTGCTCTTCTCCATCAGGCTGCAGTGGCTGCCTGTCGGCGGGCTCCACGGCCCCATCTGGACGTTCGAGGGCATGAAAGCGTACGTGCTGCCCTGCATCACGCTGGCGCTCACATCGATCGCGCTGATCGCGCGCCTCACCCGATCGTCCATGCTCGAGGTGCTTGACCGGGAGTACGTCACGGTCGCTCGCGCCAAGGGGCTCGAGGAGCGCAGGGTGATCATCCGCCATGCGCTGCGAAACGCGCTCTTGCCCGTTGTGACGTTCGTGGGTCTGCAGTACGGCTTCCTCCTGGGCGGTGCGGTGGTGACGGAGACCATCTTTGCCCTGCCGGGTGTCGGCCGCCTCGCCATCCAGGCCATCAACCAGCGCGACTACCCCGTGATCCAGGGGGTTGTCCTGATGGTCGCCGTGATCTTCACGATGATCAACTTGATCGTCGACGTGCTGTACGCATGGCTGGATCCGAGGATTTCCTATGCGTGA
- the nikC gene encoding nickel transporter permease, with protein sequence MRDQALARSDIGAPGVSPLAGARLARFVRRFSRNRLAMVGLVIIAIFLIMAIFAPWLAPYDPIAQDLPAQLQPPSAAHWLGTDDFGRDILSRIIVGSRVSLLVGVLATSIGATCGTCIGLAAGFYRRLDNLLMRIMDILLAFPSVVLAIAVIAVLGPSLFNVMIAVGINSIPTYARLVRSTTLSIKEKEFVEATRALGSGDSRILFRHILPNCLNPIVVYSTLQLGTAILSASILSFLGLGIQPPDPEWGQMVNAGRGWLRDAPHIATFPGLAIFFVVMGFNLLGDGLRDVLDPRMRRG encoded by the coding sequence ATGCGTGATCAAGCGCTCGCTCGCAGCGACATTGGCGCTCCGGGCGTTTCGCCCCTCGCAGGGGCCCGGCTCGCACGCTTTGTGCGCCGGTTCAGCCGGAATCGACTGGCGATGGTCGGCCTCGTCATCATCGCCATCTTCCTCATCATGGCCATATTCGCCCCGTGGCTCGCGCCGTACGACCCGATCGCGCAGGATCTTCCAGCACAGCTCCAACCGCCTTCGGCAGCCCACTGGCTCGGGACAGATGACTTCGGGCGAGACATCCTGTCTCGCATCATCGTGGGCAGCAGGGTGTCACTCCTCGTGGGAGTCCTTGCCACGAGCATCGGCGCCACCTGTGGCACGTGCATCGGCCTGGCAGCGGGCTTCTACCGACGGCTTGACAACCTGCTCATGCGGATCATGGATATCCTGCTCGCATTTCCCAGCGTCGTTCTGGCCATCGCCGTCATCGCCGTTCTGGGGCCGAGCCTGTTCAACGTCATGATCGCGGTCGGGATCAACTCGATCCCGACGTATGCGCGGCTGGTGCGGTCGACGACGCTCTCGATCAAAGAGAAGGAGTTCGTTGAGGCGACGCGCGCGCTGGGTAGTGGAGACTCCCGCATCCTGTTCCGGCACATTCTCCCGAACTGCTTGAACCCGATCGTCGTCTACTCGACGCTCCAGCTCGGTACAGCGATCCTGTCTGCCTCGATCCTCTCCTTCCTGGGGCTTGGGATTCAGCCGCCGGATCCTGAGTGGGGTCAGATGGTCAACGCGGGTCGCGGTTGGCTCCGCGATGCTCCCCACATCGCAACCTTCCCCGGGCTCGCCATCTTCTTCGTCGTCATGGGATTCAACCTGCTCGGGGATGGGCTACGCGATGTGCTGGATCCCCGCATGAGACGCGGCTAG
- a CDS encoding ABC transporter substrate-binding protein, whose amino-acid sequence MRATDPLNLHPGMNSGLADIATNFLIYDALVIHGFDGKIYPALAESWESSDDGTVWTFHLRQDVRFHSGEPFTSAHVVDHFQRWKEMPTSTKIALLDSVEAPDDYTVVFTLKSPTLVFLNNISQTEWAYASIPNMKKVEELGDDYGVVGVDGTGPFKLEEWVKDDHITLVRNEDYTWGSPIYSNTGPAYPERIIFKVVPEEASRSALIETGEANMNIEVAARDVQRLSDIPGVTVASFPRLSSNHIGFNMQRELFQDINVRKAIMHGINREEITQFVMHGQADPAEGYLHPEVVGAAPREQTRPLVEYNPEKAVQLLEESGWTLGPDGIRVKDGKPLSFTLYLTTELHEQINQAVQAQLREIGVDMQVRRLEAAGYDDATKAGEHDARFIPMIYSSADHLYFFITDSIPSPNTTFWSDPKFDELFEKSQTTTDEEERIKTFQEMELYLLEQAVVIPIQHLKWIFAWDEKTKGTTFHNIHGIYKLMDTWVEQ is encoded by the coding sequence GTGCGCGCGACGGATCCGCTCAACCTGCATCCGGGCATGAACAGTGGGCTGGCGGACATCGCGACCAACTTCCTGATCTACGACGCGCTGGTCATCCATGGCTTCGACGGCAAGATCTATCCCGCGCTCGCCGAGTCGTGGGAATCGTCTGACGACGGGACCGTCTGGACGTTCCATCTGCGGCAAGACGTGCGTTTCCACTCCGGGGAGCCCTTCACCAGCGCACATGTCGTCGATCATTTCCAGCGCTGGAAGGAAATGCCCACCAGCACCAAGATCGCCCTCCTGGATTCGGTCGAGGCCCCGGACGACTACACCGTGGTGTTCACGCTGAAGTCTCCCACGCTGGTGTTCTTGAACAACATCAGCCAGACCGAGTGGGCCTACGCCTCGATCCCGAACATGAAGAAGGTCGAGGAGTTGGGCGACGACTACGGTGTCGTCGGGGTGGACGGTACCGGCCCCTTCAAGCTTGAAGAGTGGGTCAAGGACGACCACATCACCCTGGTTCGGAATGAGGACTACACTTGGGGATCCCCGATCTACTCGAACACGGGTCCGGCCTACCCTGAGCGCATCATCTTCAAGGTGGTGCCCGAGGAAGCCTCCCGCTCGGCGTTGATCGAGACGGGCGAGGCCAACATGAACATCGAGGTCGCGGCCCGGGATGTCCAGCGCCTGTCGGATATTCCGGGGGTGACCGTGGCTTCCTTCCCGCGCCTCTCGTCCAACCACATCGGATTCAACATGCAGCGAGAGCTCTTCCAGGACATCAACGTCCGGAAGGCGATCATGCACGGGATCAACCGCGAGGAGATCACTCAGTTCGTGATGCACGGGCAGGCCGACCCGGCAGAAGGCTATCTCCACCCAGAGGTCGTCGGCGCGGCGCCGCGCGAGCAGACCCGGCCCCTCGTTGAATACAACCCTGAGAAGGCGGTCCAACTGCTCGAGGAGTCGGGCTGGACCCTCGGCCCCGACGGCATCCGGGTGAAGGACGGGAAGCCGCTCTCCTTCACGCTGTACCTGACCACGGAGCTGCACGAGCAGATCAACCAGGCGGTGCAGGCGCAACTCCGGGAGATCGGCGTCGATATGCAGGTCCGGCGGCTGGAGGCGGCGGGCTACGACGACGCCACCAAGGCCGGCGAGCACGACGCGCGGTTCATCCCGATGATCTACTCCAGCGCGGACCACCTGTACTTCTTCATCACCGATTCGATCCCATCCCCGAACACGACCTTCTGGAGCGATCCGAAGTTCGACGAGCTGTTCGAGAAGAGTCAGACGACGACCGACGAAGAGGAGCGCATCAAGACCTTCCAGGAAATGGAGCTCTATCTCCTGGAGCAGGCCGTCGTCATCCCGATCCAGCATCTCAAGTGGATCTTCGCCTGGGATGAGAAGACCAAGGGCACGACCTTCCACAACATCCACGGCATCTACAAGCTGATGGATACCTGGGTCGAGCAGTAG